Proteins from one Kazachstania africana CBS 2517 chromosome 1, complete genome genomic window:
- the PAC1 gene encoding Pac1p (similar to Saccharomyces cerevisiae PAC1 (YOR269W); ancestral locus Anc_8.717), whose protein sequence is MTTTSRAWQVPLTADQKAGLDRSIIEYITWHYKTGDNKSNIGKDDMLESLHKLFDLPSDPNGQKKDNIQLLLPRKWNSIVQLQKKIMQLEKSCDELTTQVSTLKQSYGSNGQDVDLQNITETLSKNWIPKNSPFTSISTESPVTATKLHPTLPISFITTEHGKLYAYDLMDSSLPLASIQAHTRSITSIDILLVPKDGSNSSNDTATYQTLIATSAKDLQIHIYEFIPQTNKISLLRSLLGHDHIISQIKFIKNTQHIDPLLVSCSRDTTIKVWNTKNGFCLKSIKAHNEWIRSIDVLGDYILSGSHDTTIRLTHWPSGNGLSMGTGHSFPVECVKLIPFDDANIADESEDTINSDEEYRKLGFKYCASGSRDDTIKIWEIPLPRFPTNRPPIPHQNNILNKFKNKYTLVGHSSWIRDIKLNHNSNLLFSCSDDKSIRCWDIKNGGKCIKVWKDIHAGFINCLDLDSASDTKKFNLKRQILVSGGLDCKCNILMK, encoded by the coding sequence ATGACGACGACTTCAAGGGCTTGGCAGGTTCCCTTGACTGCTGACCAAAAAGCTGGCTTAGATAGGTCgattattgaatatataaCATGGCATTATAAAACAGGAGAtaacaaatcaaatatagGGAAAGATGATATGTTGGAGAGTCTCCATAAGCTATTTGACCTTCCCAGTGACCCAAATGGACAGAAAAAGGATAATATTCAGCTATTGTTGCCCAGAAAATGGAATTCTATCGTTCAATTgcaaaagaagataatGCAATTAGAGAAAAGTTGTGATGAGTTAACTACTCAGGTAAGTACATTGAAGCAAAGTTACGGTAGCAATGGTCAAGATGTTGACCTACAAAATATAACAGAGACATTGAGCAAAAATTGGATACCTAAAAATTCACCTTTTACTTCAATTTCAACTGAATCTCCAGTTACAGCAACTAAATTGCATCCCACATTACCTATTTCGTTCATCACTACTGAGCATGGTAAGCTCTATGCATATGACCTGATGGATTCTTCACTTCCGTTGGCATCCATCCAGGCACATACGAGAAGTATAACATCCATAGACATACTATTAGTACCGAAGGATGGTAGTAACAGTTCCAATGATACAGCTACGTACCAAACACTGATTGCAACCAGTGCAAAGGATCTACAAATACATATCTATGAGTTTATCCCACAGACAAATAAGATATCTCTTCTCAGATCTTTGTTGGGGCACGATCATATTATTTcacaaataaaatttatcaaaaacaCACAACACATAGACCCTTTGCTTGTGTCCTGCTCAAGAGACACAACAATTAAAGTTTGGAACACCAAAAATGGATTCTGTCTCAAATCTATAAAAGCTCATAATGAGTGGATCCGGTCTATTGACGTGCTTGGGGATTACATCCTGTCAGGGTCTCATGACACAACTATTCGTCTAACTCATTGGCCGTCAGGAAACGGTTTGTCAATGGGTACAGGCCACTCCTTCCCGGTAGAATGTGTGAAACTGATACCGTTTGATGATGCCAATATAGCAGATGAATCAGAGGATACTATCAAcagtgatgaagaatacAGGAAATTGGGGTTTAAATATTGTGCGTCAGGTTCAAGAGACGAtacaatcaaaatttggGAGATTCCGCTACCGAGGTTTCCTACCAATAGACCACCAATTCCccatcaaaataatattcttaacaaatttaaaaataaatatacaCTGGTGGGCCATTCGTCGTGGATTAGGGATATTAAGCTAAATCATAACTCTAATTTATTGTTTTCATGTAGCGACGATAAGTCAATTAGATGTTGGGATATTAAAAATGGGGGCAAATGTATAAAAGTCTGGAAAGATATTCATGCAGGGTTTATAAATTGTCTCGATTTAGATTCAGCCTCggatacaaaaaaattcaatttaaagAGACAAATACTAGTTAGTGGCGGATTGGACTGTAAATGTAATATTCTAATGAAATAA
- the RBL2 gene encoding Rbl2p (similar to Saccharomyces cerevisiae RBL2 (YOR265W); ancestral locus Anc_8.714): MAPTQLEIKVRALQRLLKEEQYYIQELKDQSLHVESLQKDTSVDPYDLKKQIEVLDDTKRLLPTLYQKIKEFTDDLEQYLKTYSGDDTIDAKETITKATELLKKQQN; encoded by the coding sequence ATGGCACCAACTCAGTTAGAAATCAAAGTAAGAGCTTTGCAAAGGCTACTAAAGGAAGAACAGTATTACATTCAAGAACTAAAAGATCAGTCATTACATGTGGAATCCTTACAAAAAGACACGTCCGTTGACCCCtatgatttgaaaaagcagATTGAAGTTCTGGACGATACCAAGAGACTATTGCCAACGTTATATCAGAAAATCAAAGAGTTTACAGATGATCTAGAGCAATACTTGAAGACTTACAGTGGGGATGATACCATTGATGCGAAAGAAACCATCACGAAAGCTAcagaattattaaaaaagcAGCAGAACTAA
- the PNT1 gene encoding Pnt1p (similar to Saccharomyces cerevisiae PNT1 (YOR266W); ancestral locus Anc_8.715) — protein sequence MSRLILIRPIHHSSLINLETQNAFMKSTATNKVFHILKDAIRSNKLIFTDDLAKISRGLNSPDTLPLTLSSKQIICKGDPQVSSHFFKLWYRILKFQTNRLKTTIKTFYRLQKTSKPLKNAKILQALDLPTPAFQISRREVVESHRLRIVKSKLPQLLLLTLIFEEMIIPIFHFFPKLGIRPLLTTRALRQLSKSYSFEKRVIKNDNFAMSPYHLKTGELEALLKTLFSCPVPNWRITLWSKLNIKWRLAEVLTDIHQFLIVDDWLLLKDITNESKEISSISFNELVNFVLERQLFYNGEDLNAMVHSEDGRNVLIWRLICYLSFKFDQVGSSSFTEKWGVNNVSILNFPGTKISTDKIGLVTKQHLKYF from the coding sequence ATGTCTCGATTGATATTGATACGGCCAATTCAtcattcttctttgattaatttgGAAACGCAGAATGCGTTCATGAAATCTACCGCTACAAACAAAGTATTTCATATATTGAAGGACGCTATACgatcaaataaattgatcTTTACAGATGATCTGGCGAAGATATCTCGAGGTTTGAATTCGCCTGACACATTGCCATTAACATTATCCTCCAAACAAATAATTTGTAAAGGAGATCCACAAGTATCCAgtcattttttcaaactaTGGTATCGAATATTGAAGTTTCAAACTAACCGCCTCAAGACAACAATTAAAACATTCTACCGTCTTCAAAAGACGTCTAAGCCCTTGAAAAATGCAAAAATATTGCAGGCTTTGGATCTCCCAACTCCTGCATTTCAGATATCGAGAAGAGAGGTCGTGGAAAGTCACAGGCTAAGAATCGTAAAAAGTAAATTACCTCAGTTACTGCTCTTAacattaatttttgaagaaatgataATTCCCATCTTCCACttctttccaaaattagGAATCAGACCTCTACTGACAACAAGAGCCCTTCGACAATTGAGCAAGTCATACAGCTTCGAGAAGAGAGTcataaaaaatgataattttgcCATGTCGCCGTATCATCTAAAGACAGGAGAACTGGAAGCATTGTTAAAGACGCTTTTTTCTTGTCCCGTACCAAATTGGAGAATTACACTTTGGTCCAAGTTAAATATCAAATGGCGACTGGCTGAGGTTCTGACTGACATTCATCAGTTTCTAATTGTTGATGATTGGTTATTACTAAAGGATATCACTAATGAATCAAAGGAAATCTCCAGCATTTCCTTCAATGAGCTCGTAAATTTTGTATTAGAACGACAGTTATTTTACAACGGAGAGGATTTGAACGCTATGGTTCATTCAGAGGATGGTAGAAATGTTTTAATCTGGAGGCTTATATGCTACCTTTCCTTCAAGTTTGATCAGGTGGGGAGTAGCTCTTTCACTGAAAAATGGGGTGTAAATAATGTGTCTATACTGAATTTTCCTGGTACCAAAATATCTACTGACAAAATAGGTCTAGTAACTAAACAACATTTGAAGTATTTCTAA
- the DSE3 gene encoding Dse3p (similar to Saccharomyces cerevisiae DSE3 (YOR264W); ancestral locus Anc_8.713) has translation MRKFSGQRIQRDVDVVRPPSLDITAEDLLQIPDVPILSPDSRRICSEGNKLSSKYGGTIRLKKRLDSVPELFHHEYFRKVNDMNRPDTLRDKRQMQTRKNIPQYYERLLPPSPMFKSNELRPLPKIPKSETYTQLCKRNNNQSDLLYEEIIAAYLSPDMETSTTKQQNLIELNKRLLEPVPEINTPPRYKRASVYSASPEYIGGNSSDDNDLFSEYYSLKSPIQRQYTSDEDTDSYRTARDSFASFNVKDLDITSSPSSDTYDMKEQTNNDNIMNQLTLNKLTLTTITPKIFNYDYETDVEEDDVISQLKSKIDHVSLLSRSNTVITESSSVYSEM, from the coding sequence AtgagaaaattttctggTCAAAGAATTCAGCGGGATGTTGATGTGGTTAGACCACCGTCTTTGGATATTACTGCAGAAGACTTATTACAAATTCCTGACGTCCCAATACTCAGTCCTGATTCTAGAAGAATCTGTAGCGAAGGTAATAAACTGTCAAGCAAATATGGTGGGACTATACGCCTAAAGAAGAGATTAGACTCGGTACCTGAGTTGTTCCACCATGAATATTTTAGGAAAGTAAATGATATGAACAGACCAGACACTTTGAGAGATAAGAGGCAGATGCAAACCAGGAAGAATATCCCTCAATACTATGAGCGTTTACTTCCTCCATCACCTATGTTCAAAAGCAATGAACTTAGACCACTCCCAAAGATACCAAAAAGTGAAACGTATACGCAATTATGTAAGCGAAACAATAACCAGAGCGACCTCTTATACGAGGAAATCATCGCAGCTTATTTGAGTCCCGATATGGAAACAAGCACTACAAAACAGCAAAACTTAATTGAGTTGAATAAGAGGCTACTGGAGCCAGTTCCAGAAATAAATACCCCACCAAGATACAAAAGAGCAAGTGTGTATAGTGCCAGTCCTGAGTACATCGGAGGAAACTCCAGTGACGACAATGACCTCTTTTCAGAATATTACAGTCTCAAATCACCAATTCAGAGGCAGTATACGAGCGATGAAGATACCGACAGTTACCGTACTGCGAGAGACAGTTTTGCATCGTTCAACGTCAAAGATCTTGACATTACTTCCAGTCCATCAAGTGACACATATGATATGAAAGAACAAACTAAcaatgataatattatGAACCAATTGACATTAAACAAACTAACGCTTACCACAATAACGccaaaaatattcaattacGACTACGAAACAGACGTCGAGGAAGATGATGTTATCAGCCAGTTGAAGAGCAAAATCGATCATGTATCTCTGCTGAGTCGTTCCAACACTGTGATTACAGAATCTAGTAGTGTCTACAGTGAAATGTAG
- the HRK1 gene encoding putative serine/threonine protein kinase HRK1 (similar to Saccharomyces cerevisiae HRK1 (YOR267C); ancestral locus Anc_8.716) has product MPLLSRKSFHHNHDSEKPDEQNGSRPNPPLKRSSKSFLSFMSRKPSTDSIRSDKSNDSFVTHSNNNSSSNLSVLSPPHNNHHHYNTKLHGHDIDSHLAVSPKQSHSMLELKRFFRSKKLTTRTHNNNLNSNHGTNGSNHSSAPATRTGSRSFSDHHPYSTTQLNLNAHYDAVHHTDANHNSHTHSAIPPSSDSVLSLANTINIYHDDTILATKYGKVGKTLGSGAGGSVKIITRPTDGVMFAVKEFRPRKPNESIKQYAKKCTAEFCIGSSLHHANVVETIDIFSDFNQNKYFEVMEYLPIDFFGVVMTGQMSRGEINCCFRQILEGVKYLHSMGLAHRDLKLDNCCMTQDGILKLIDFGSAVVFQYPFEPDSDVQMAHGIVGSDPYLAPEAITSSKCYDPQFVDIWSVGIIYCCMMLKRFPWKAPKQSDENFKLYAMQDDMEHDYIQSAKHHEQLLKERRDRHNIIKEHPHDNATTDNNTTITTTSGVNKSTSHNNDKTINNDNTAAAMQQLPTPPHENNVPKEHNDTDDNIKIETNNKNNDNDTKENDIKPTESHPDSKHSKARHKKTIHGPYRLLRLLPHASRPIMSRILEIDVEKRATLNEIFTDEWFKAIPYCSMDEKKSVVRATGHHHTIFKDDKTYKI; this is encoded by the coding sequence ATGCCTTTGCTTTCAAGGAAATCATTCCATCATAACCATGATAGTGAAAAACCTGATGAACAAAATGGAAGTAGACCAAATCCACCTTTGAAGAGAAGCTCCAAATCATTCCTAAGTTTTATGAGTAGAAAACCAAGCACAGATTCTATTAGAAGTGATAAATCCAATGATTCGTTCGTAACACAcagcaataataatagtagtaGCAATCTTTCAGTGCTATCTCCTCCTCATaataatcatcatcactatAATACTAAATTACATGGTCACGATATAGATTCCCATTTAGCGGTATCTCCAAAACAGAGTCATTCAATgttagaattgaaaagattcttCAGGAGTAAAAAATTAACTACTAGAACACACAACAATAATTTGAACAGTAATCATGGTACTAACGGAAGTAACCATTCTTCAGCTCCTGCTACTCGTACAGGATCGAGATCCTTTTCAGATCATCACCCTTATTCCACGACCCAACTAAATCTAAATGCACATTATGACGCAGTACATCACACTGATGCTAATCACAACAGCCACACACATTCTGCTATTCCACCTTCTTCTGATTCTGTACTTTCTTTGGcaaatacaataaatatCTATCATGACGATACGATTTTAGCTACTAAATATGGTAAAGTGGGTAAAACTTTAGGTTCTGGGGCTGGTGGTTCCGTGAAAATTATAACAAGGCCTACAGACGGTGTAATGTTTGCTGTGAAAGAATTTAGACCAAGAAAACCTAATGAATCCATTAAACAATATGCCAAGAAATGTACCGCCGAATTCTGTATTGGCTCTTCATTACATCATGCAAACGTTGTCGAAACAATTGATATCTTTTCAGATTTTAATCAGAATAAGTATTTTGAAGTCATGGAATATTTACCAATCGATTTTTTTGGTGTTGTCATGACTGGACAAATGTCAAGGGGTGAAATTAATTGTTGTTTTAGACAGATTTTAGAAGGTGttaaatatcttcattcaaTGGGGTTGGCACATAGAGATTTAAAATTAGATAACTGCTGTATGACTCAAGATGGTATTCttaaattaattgattttggtaGTGCTGTTGTCTTTCAATACCCCTTTGAACCAGATTCTGATGTACAGATGGCTCATGGTATAGTGGGTAGTGATCCATATTTAGCTCCAGAAGCTATCACTTCAAGTAAATGTTACGATCCACAATTTGTAGATATCTGGTCCGTAGGTATTATCTATTGCTGTATGATGCTGAAACGTTTCCCATGGAAAGCTCCAAAGCAAAGTGACGAAAACTTCAAGTTATATGCGATGCAAGACGATATGGAACATGATTACATACAATCTGCGAAGCATCATGAACAATTATTGAAGGAAAGAAGAGATCGTCATAATATTATAAAAGAACATCCTCATGATAATGCAACCACCGATAATAATACGACTATTACCACGACTAGTGGTGTTAATAAAAGTACTAGTCacaataatgataaaacaATTAATAACGACAATACAGCAGCAGCAATGCAACAGCTTCCAACCCCCCCtcatgaaaataatgtCCCAAAAGAGCATAATGATACCGATGACAacattaaaattgaaactaacaataaaaataatgataatgataccaaggaaaatgatataaaaCCAACCGAATCACATCCAGATAGCAAGCATTCAAAGGCTCGTCATAAAAAGACTATTCATGGACCTTATAGGCTATTGCGCTTACTTCCTCATGCCTCAAGACCAATAATGTCTagaattttggaaattgaCGTCGAAAAAAGAGCaacattaaatgaaatatttactgATGAATGGTTCAAAGCCATTCCTTATTGTTCTATGGATGAGAAGAAATCCGTAGTAAGAGCTACTGGCCATCATCatacaattttcaaagatgataaaacctataaaatttga
- the VPH1 gene encoding H(+)-transporting V0 sector ATPase subunit a (similar to Saccharomyces cerevisiae VPH1 (YOR270C); ancestral locus Anc_8.718) — protein sequence MNAEKDEAIFRSAEMALLQFYIPQEMSREAVYTIGKLGIVQFRDLNSKVRSFQRSFIDEIKKLDNVQRQYRFLYSLLEKHNIPLFEEDYEEREATRYNPPVTTSVIDDHVQNATFLEDRLLQMEDATAQIELQKADLEQYRFVLQAGDQFFASEADSNVSAADPQALHRRDSFDFELQVANISYVTGVIPRDKINTLEQILWRVLRGNLFFKHVELPTPVCDTKTKGHVDKNAFIIFSHGDLIIKRIKKIAESLDAKLYSIDKNAELRSEHLNGVNKTLDDLYQVLRTTVATLESELYAVSKELNKWFQEIYKEKLVYETLNKFNYDSNRKTLIAEGWVPKDEISFLQNHLNDMTRRLGIDVPSIIQTLETNKTAPTYHKTNKFTQGFQAIVDCYGIAQYREVNAGLPTIVTFPFMFAIMFGDLGHGFIMFLAALTLVLNEKKLNRMKRGEIFDMAFTGRYIVLLMGLFSMYTGLLYNDVFSKSMTLFESGWKWPKTWNKGETIFAEQVGVYSFGLDWAWHGTENALLFSNSYKMKLSILMGFLHMSYSYMFSLVNHLHFKSMIDIIGNFIPGLIFLQSIFGYLSICIVYKWSKDWIRDEKPAPSLLNMLINMFLSPGVIDDKLYPHQATVQVVLLFLALICIPWLLLVKPLHFKYFHNKGGKIELLMEENDAEGSTASVSHFEMETEHSPIEIEEIYGPSGAENDMDDDDTKEDEENFGDIVIHQVIHTIEFCLNCVSHTASYLRLWALSLAHAQLSSVLWSMTIQIAFSFTGVGGVLITVVLFAMWFVLTCAVLVLMEGTSAMLHSLRLHWVESMSKFFVGDGIPYEPFILEYADMETTVITTGPRTQ from the coding sequence atgaatgCCGAGAAGGATGAAGCCATCTTTCGTTCGGCGGAAATGGCTTTATTGCAATTCTATATTCCACAAGAAATGTCCAGAGAAGCTGTCTATACCATAGGAAAATTGGGGATTGTTCAATTTCGTGATTTGAATAGTAAAGTTCGttcatttcaaagaagTTTTATAGATGAgattaaaaaattggataatGTTCAAAGGCAGTATAGATTCTTATACAGTTTATTGGAGAAGCACAATATTCCACTGTTCGAAGAAGACtatgaagaaagagaagctACTAGATATAACCCCCCAGTTACTACTTCTGTAATTGACGACCATGTTCAAAATGCAACCTTTCTAGAGGACAGACTCCTACAAATGGAGGATGCAACCGCTCAAATCGAATTGCAAAAGGCAGATCTTGAACAATATAGGTTTGTTTTGCAAGCAGGCGATCAGTTTTTTGCATCTGAAGCTGACTCCAATGTGTCGGCTGCTGATCCGCAAGCATTACACAGAAGAGATAGTTTTGACTTTGAACTTCAAGTAGCAAACATCAGTTATGTCACAGGTGTTATTCCAAGagataaaataaatacGTTAGAACAAATTTTATGGAGAGTCCTTAGAGGTAATCTCTTTTTCAAACACGTAGAGCTGCCTACACCGGTATGTGATACCAAAACCAAAGGACACGTTGATAAAAATGcatttattatattttcacACGGTGATTTGATAATCAAAAggattaaaaaaattgctgaATCTCTTGATGCAAAACTGTATAgcattgataaaaatgcaGAGTTGAGATCTGAACATCTGAATGGAGTAAATAAAACTTTAGATGATCTATATCAAGTGTTGAGAACAACCGTAGCTACACTAGAGAGTGAACTATATGCTGTTTCAAAAGAACTAAACAAATGGttccaagaaatttatAAGGAAAAACTTGTTTATGAGACGTTAAATAAGTTCAATTATGATTCAAATAGGAAAACATTAATCGCTGAAGGTTGGGTTCCAAaggatgaaatttcatttttacaaaaccatttgaatgatatgaCTAGAAGACTGGGTATCGACGTCCCATCTATCATACAGACTTTAGAAACTAACAAGACTGCCCCTACATACCACAAAACCAATAAATTTACTCAAGGATTTCAAGCTATTGTGGACTGTTACGGTATTGCACAATACAGGGAAGTCAACGCAGGTCTTCCTACAATTGTCACCTTTCCATTTATGTTTGCTATCATGTTCGGTGATTTAGGTCATGGTTTTATAATGTTTTTAGCTGCTTTAACATTAGTCCTgaatgaaaagaaactcAATAGGATGAAACGTGGcgaaatttttgatatggCGTTCACTGGTAGATATATTGTTTTATTGATGGGtctattttcaatgtaCACTGGTTTATTATACAATGACGTTTTCTCAAAGTCCATGACATTATTTGAATCCGGTTGGAAGTGGCCGAAAACTTGGAATAAAGGCGAAACTATTTTTGCCGAACAGGTCGGAGTTTATTCATTCGGTCTAGATTGGGCTTGGCATGGAACTGAAAAtgctttattattttctaacTCATACAAAATGAAGTTATCTATTTTGATGGGATTCCTTCATATGTCATATTCTTATATGTTTTCATTAGTAAATCATCTACATTTCAAGTCCATGATTGATATAATTGGTAATTTTATTCCAGGTCTAATTTTCCTTCAGAGCATTTTCGGTTACTTATCCATATGTATCGTTTACAAATGGAGCAAAGATTGGATAAGGGATGAAAAGCCAGCGCCAAGTTTGTTGAATATGTTAATCAACATGTTTTTATCTCCTGGTGTAATTGATGACAAATTATACCCCCATCAAGCTACTGTACAAGTCGTTCTACTATTTTTAGCTTTGATATGTATTCCCTGGCTACTATTGGTAAAACCACTACATTTCAAGTATTTTCATAATAAGGGTGGAAAGATTGAGTTATTAATGGAGGAAAATGATGCAGAAGGCTCTACTGCTTCAGTCTCGCATTTTGAGATGGAGACTGAACATAGTCCAatagaaattgaagaaatctATGGCCCTAGCGGAgctgaaaatgatatgGACGATGACGATAcgaaagaagatgaagagaaCTTTGGCGATATTGTAATCCATCAAGTTATCCatacaattgaattttgctTAAATTGTGTTTCCCATACAGCTTCATATTTACGTTTGTGGGCATTGTCGCTGGCCCATGCGCAGCTATCTTCCGTTTTATGGAGCATGACTATTCAAATTGCCTTCTCATTCACAGGAGTGGGCGGCGTGTTAATCACGGTCGTTCTCTTTGCAATGTGGTTTGTGTTAACTTGCGCAGTACTTGTTCTTATGGAAGGAACATCTGCAATGTTACACTCATTGCGTTTGCACTGGGTCGAATCAATGTCTAAATTCTTTGTAGGTGATGGTATTCCATATGAACCATTCATTTTAGAATACGCCGATATGGAGACAACCGTCATAACTACCGGACCTCGTACTCAATAA